The following proteins are co-located in the Apium graveolens cultivar Ventura chromosome 5, ASM990537v1, whole genome shotgun sequence genome:
- the LOC141662034 gene encoding peroxidase 10-like, whose product MTQCAYNLSAVPLIFLLFLGHLAESQLDYRFYDSTCPNLTRIVRYSIWPVIANDTRMAASLLRLHFHDCIVNGCDGSVLLDPTSTSAGEKNALPNKNSARGFEVIDKVKADVEKACPSIVSCTDILTLATNVALSLVGGPSYYIPLGRRDGLTASESAANSDIPSPFEPLKNITAKFTSKGLNLQDVVVLSGAHTIGFAHCSTFKERLFDFDNTGSPDPNLDTSLLSNLQSVCPNQASSDTNLAPLDPVTINKFDNIYYKNLVNKTGLLRSDQALMGDNATTTMVLNYSKYPYLFSRDFGSSMVKLGNVGVLTGQDGEIRKNCRAIN is encoded by the exons ATGACTCAGTGTGCCTATAATCTCTCAGCTGTGCCATTGATTTTCCTTCTGTTTCTAGGTCATCTTGCCGAGAGTCAACTTGATtataggttttatgattccacTTGCCCAAACTTGACAAGGATCGTACGATACAGCATCTGGCCAGTCATTGCAAATGATACTAGAATGGCTGCATCTCTTTTGCGACTTCACTTCCATGACTGTATTGTAAAT GGATGTGATGGCTCCGTCTTGCTTGATCCTACCAGCACATCTGCAGGCGAGAAGAATGCTCTTCCTAATAAAAATTCAGCTAGAGGTTTTGAGGTTATTGACAAAGTGAAGGCAGATGTGGAGAAAGCTTGCCCCTCCATTGTTTCTTGTACTGATATATTGACACTCGCAACCAATGTGGCTCTTAGTCTA GTTGGAGGGCCTTCCTATTACATCCCCTTGGGGCGTCGCGATGGACTCACAGCAAGTGAAAGTGCAGCAAACAGTGACATTCCATCACCATTTGAACCTTTGAAAAACATTACAGCAAAGTTTACATCTAAAGGTCTAAACTTGCAAGATGTGGTTGTTCTTTCAG GTGCACACACTATTGGTTTTGCTCATTGCTCTACATTCAAGGAAAGGCTATTCGATTTTGATAATACTGGAAGTCCTGATCCAAACCTTGACACATCACTTCTAAGCAACCTTCAAAGTGTATGTCCAAATCAAGCTTCTTCTGATACCAACCTAGCTCCCCTGGACCCTGTAACAATCAACAAGTTCGACAACATATATTATAAGAATTTAGTAAACAAAACGGGGCTTCTACGATCAGACCAGGCACTTATGGGGGACAATGCAACTACTACCATGGTCCTCAACTATAGCAAGTACCCCTACTTGTTCTCCAGGGATTTTGGATCATCTATGGTGAAACTTGGCAATGTTGGTGTTCTTACAGGTCAAGATGGGGAGATAAGGAAGAATTGCAGGGCTATAAACTAA